TCTTCTTATGGTTGGTGTGGTTTGTTTTTGTCTTCATCATTACTATAGTCATAGTTGTCATCATTTTTGCTATTATTACTATTGGACTTCTTTTGATTGTGCTTCTTTTGAATGCTCTTTTGATGTTCAATTCCATGATTCATCTCATTGAATCCAATTTGTACCTGTCCTCACTTCTCCCTTTTGAAGCATCCAAAAGTTGTGCTCAAGTTAAAGTTtgttgaaatgtttttttttttttttttgattttttgtttttgttttaatttggtGGACTTGGATGGAAGAGAGAAGGGTATTTGTTTTTGAGTCAACTCATATGGATGGCTGCTTTGTAAGAAAGTTGTACCACAGGCCTCTTTTGAGCCTTTTGagacatttttttattaggcCATTAGATCTTCAAAGCATAATTAATTAACCATTTTGTTGTTTGCTCTTGGAATTCTCTTGGCAAAATGTACCTTTAGGGACCTGCTGATTGGGGATTTGAATTACTCAGATTGACCATTTTAGCTTTTCAACATAGTTTGTTTTCGGGAAATTCCTTACTACTAAAGGAGGATGCCCACTTCTGTGTCCTGATTCGTTGCTTTATGCATCAAGCCATGTCTATGATTTTGGACTTAATCGTAATTTGTAACCTTGGTTGTTACCTAATTGCAGGCGATCACTATCAACACAAATGCATGGACTAATGCGGGGCATGCTGTGAATCAAGTCTATGACTTGCTTTATATGATGGGTCGTGATGATATCCCTGTTGGAGTGGGAGGTGAGGGTGGAATTCGTGAAGATGGTACCATACTTCCCAATGTTGGTGGATATCTTCCTATAATCGAACAGGTTCAAATTAAGGAGTACCATGTCTTCTTCTCTTAAGATTAGCATGCATGGTGTCTCACATTGGCTAAAACTCCATGTTGGGTCACATGTCCTTGATTTTCCCAGTGATTCTAATACTTTAAGATCTTCATAACAGGGACTTACAACAACAGGAGGTTGTAGATATAGACAAGCTATTCCTAAAGGTCGTTATGGAGGGATACTAGatattgattcaaattatggaatCCGAAAGGCTTTCCTTCCACAGGTATGAAACCTTATGACCATCACATCCTCTTGTGAAGCTTCTGTTGATTAAAGGTGTAAATTTTGGACTTGTAAATGGATTAATGTAGGGCATGGCAACTAGAGTGGCTTTGTGACAAGGTAATGAGATCAGAGTGACAACTGAGTAGAAGAGTAGACTTTTTCCGTGGTCAAGCAGCAaattggttgtttttttttcctcatgaGTTGTTTCTTGATTTCTAGACCGGTTATCTGCTTCTCTAAACCTGATTAGATCATGGTTGGTTGCTAGATCGATTTGTTCAAATGTTGCTCCAAGCAATTGTTAGCCATTGGTCTTTCAGTATCGAGAATAATTGATTTGATAGGTACATCACATTATTAAGTATAAAAGAGTTTTGTATATAAAGGGTTTTGTCATTGATATATAAATGGGGTTTGattatttcttctcttttatgtCCTAATGGTTCTCGGTTCTAATCCAGGGAGCCTGGAACTGAATCAGGGAACTTTGTGGGTGCAGGCTATTGTCTGAACCTCAATGGCAGTGAATCCCATTTACATTGACATATGAGCTCTTTTCTTTATCCTTTTTGATCAAATTATTTAGCCCACCCTGATTAGCCAAGATTAAGGCTTTTTTTTGTTGTCCAGCTGGTGATATTATTTGTATATAGCTCATAAATTTGTTGATGAAATCAGGGGAGCAGGAAATATCATCCTCTTCAACAGCCTACTGCTCAGCAAGTGATGATTGACACTATATCTTCAGGCCCCATTAATGTATTTGTTATAGGAGGACATAcaaattttgccatttttcttatgaataatccacatctaaagaaaaatatcaagcACATTTATGTCATGGGTGGCGGCGTAAGGTCAAAGAATCCAACTGGTTGTTGCCCAAAAAATGCCAGTTCAACGTGCAAGCCTCGACAGTGTGGTGACCCTGGTAATTTGTTCACGGGCTACACTAGTAATCCATATGCAGAATTCAATATTTTTGGAGACCCGTTTGCTGCATACCTGGTAGGGCAGTTGTTTATATGTTTGTAGTaccatttataaatttaacagTCTTTTATAAGCTAAAACATCTGCATTTAGCAGtaacatttcttttttctttaattgcaGGTACTGCATTCTGGAATTCCACTCACCCTTGTTCCCCTGGATGCAACAAACACCATCCCCATAGACGAGGAATTTTTTGATGCATTTGATCAGAACCAGAAAACATATGAGGCACAATATTGCTTCAAATCCTTGAAAATGACTCGAGATACTTGGTTTGATGACCAATACTACACGGTAATTTCTTAAGAGTACTTCACAATTCTCATCTTTGTATGCTACCAAAAACCTTTCCACATAAAAACCTTAagttttgttttctgttttggCCTCTCTGTCAGATTGTCTTAGGGACATTTTCTTTGTCTCTCTATTTTTTATGCTTTGAAGGATATCTTTTTGGTCTATGTCACAATGAAACCATTGTTTCTCATACCTATATATTCGATTATGCTAGTTTTCAGATACATTAGAATGTGTTAATAACTACAATTTGAACTTCTTGCAGAGCTATTTCATGTGGGACTCCTTTACATCAGGTATAGCAACCTCAATCATGCGTCACTCACAGAAGAACCATCATGGGGAAAATGAGTTTGCTGAAATGGAGTATATGAACATTACTGTTGTTACTTCAAACAAACCTTATGGAATATCTGATGGCTCAAATCCTTTCTTTGATGGCCTCAAAATTCCCAAGTTCAATCTAAAGAAAGGCGGAGTGCATAGTGGACATGTCCAGAAGAGTCTTCAAGACCCATTTTGCCTTACAGAAAATGGGAAAGGGAGATGTAAGGTAGCTGCTTTCTCTTTCTGGTGACATTCAGAAAACAAATTCTTCTTAGAAATTGCCTAAAATTGTGGGGAGCTCCTCACCTTTTTATTGGCATATTTCATCCACCATCTAATCCAATGGAAATTAATCAGGATGGTTATACAATGGAGGTAACCGGTCCAGAAGGGGTGCGTGTTCTTGTTGCTACAAAAGCAAAACCTAACCAGGATGCTAAAAGTCCActtgaaagagaattttataAGAGCTTTTTGGATGTAAGTTTTTGTATTTgtgtttggttttgtttttcaaGAACTGAGATTTTTTTGCAGTTTGCTATCCATATCTCCTGAGTCTTAATATTAAGCTTGGGTTAGAGGCATGTGAGGATAACACTATTTCTTTTGTGGCAAACAGGTTCTAAACAGCCCTGAGCAAAGTGGGAGGTTTAATTTTACAAACCAATTTCCTTATTTCAAAGAAGTTTTCTATAAACCagattttggaaaaaagaaacTGGGGAAAAATGTCATCTTTGATATGGATATGAGTGCGGGAGATTTTCTAGCTTTGTTCTTTCTACTAAAAGTGCCAGTTGAAGTGATCAACCTCAAGGTAAGATTGGCCTTCCATTTTTCCTAGTTTCGATGTTTTGCAATATTAGCAGTCCAATTTAAATCTCGCGAACTTGATaatattttgcatgaattagaTGTCACTTGAATGAAAATGGCAACTAGTACCTTccaattcaaatatttgttttgatgtTCATTGTCTATATCTCATTTCATCCAGGCAATTTTAGTAAGTCCAACTGGCTGGGCAAATGCTGCAACCATAGATATAATCTATGATTTA
This region of Vitis vinifera cultivar Pinot Noir 40024 chromosome 5, ASM3070453v1 genomic DNA includes:
- the LOC100263026 gene encoding nucleoside hydrolase 3 isoform X1 — translated: MEKMLFLRILWVVMVLIIGVVLGGDGQSVEGRPHRILLDTDVDTDDFFAILYLLKLNRSEFDLQAITINTNAWTNAGHAVNQVYDLLYMMGRDDIPVGVGGEGGIREDGTILPNVGGYLPIIEQGLTTTGGCRYRQAIPKGRYGGILDIDSNYGIRKAFLPQGSRKYHPLQQPTAQQVMIDTISSGPINVFVIGGHTNFAIFLMNNPHLKKNIKHIYVMGGGVRSKNPTGCCPKNASSTCKPRQCGDPGNLFTGYTSNPYAEFNIFGDPFAAYLVLHSGIPLTLVPLDATNTIPIDEEFFDAFDQNQKTYEAQYCFKSLKMTRDTWFDDQYYTSYFMWDSFTSGIATSIMRHSQKNHHGENEFAEMEYMNITVVTSNKPYGISDGSNPFFDGLKIPKFNLKKGGVHSGHVQKSLQDPFCLTENGKGRCKDGYTMEVTGPEGVRVLVATKAKPNQDAKSPLEREFYKSFLDVLNSPEQSGRFNFTNQFPYFKEVFYKPDFGKKKLGKNVIFDMDMSAGDFLALFFLLKVPVEVINLKAILVSPTGWANAATIDIIYDLLHMMGRDDIPVGLGDVYAMNQSDPIFSSVGDCKYVKAIPHGSGGFLDSDTLYGFARHLPRSPRRYTAENSVKFGAPRDTDHPELRQPLALDVWDSVLKTLDSGSKITILTNGPLTTLANIILSRKNTTSLIQDVYVVGGHISHGGTMKGNVFSVPLNEHAELNLYLDPFAAKTVFESDLDIKLIPLRAQRRVSSFPKIIERLCQTKKTPEALFARRLLSTLHHLQEKHHRYRHMHTFLGEILGAVVLADDHSFLNATFKSKPIKLYATGDESMDGQLAIDEKQGKLVKLLRRVNPKAYYDLLANRLGDKKQSAVIASFEEQKRIWTTPPNRTETSS
- the LOC100263026 gene encoding nucleoside hydrolase 3 isoform X2, with amino-acid sequence MIDTISSGPINVFVIGGHTNFAIFLMNNPHLKKNIKHIYVMGGGVRSKNPTGCCPKNASSTCKPRQCGDPGNLFTGYTSNPYAEFNIFGDPFAAYLVLHSGIPLTLVPLDATNTIPIDEEFFDAFDQNQKTYEAQYCFKSLKMTRDTWFDDQYYTSYFMWDSFTSGIATSIMRHSQKNHHGENEFAEMEYMNITVVTSNKPYGISDGSNPFFDGLKIPKFNLKKGGVHSGHVQKSLQDPFCLTENGKGRCKDGYTMEVTGPEGVRVLVATKAKPNQDAKSPLEREFYKSFLDVLNSPEQSGRFNFTNQFPYFKEVFYKPDFGKKKLGKNVIFDMDMSAGDFLALFFLLKVPVEVINLKAILVSPTGWANAATIDIIYDLLHMMGRDDIPVGLGDVYAMNQSDPIFSSVGDCKYVKAIPHGSGGFLDSDTLYGFARHLPRSPRRYTAENSVKFGAPRDTDHPELRQPLALDVWDSVLKTLDSGSKITILTNGPLTTLANIILSRKNTTSLIQDVYVVGGHISHGGTMKGNVFSVPLNEHAELNLYLDPFAAKTVFESDLDIKLIPLRAQRRVSSFPKIIERLCQTKKTPEALFARRLLSTLHHLQEKHHRYRHMHTFLGEILGAVVLADDHSFLNATFKSKPIKLYATGDESMDGQLAIDEKQGKLVKLLRRVNPKAYYDLLANRLGDKKQSAVIASFEEQKRIWTTPPNRTETSS